The window ACCGGCGACCTCCTACCCTGACAGTGCCTGCGCTGCGAATCCGCTGCCGCCCTTCCCCATGTGACCGGCTCTCCCGGCCTCGGAGTACTACGGCGGCTCCGCCACGCCCTGCCCGCCATAGCGGTCGACGCGCCTTCCCGTCGCCGGCCTGGCCGGCCGGTCGGCAGGTATCGGTCAGGACGCTTCCCACGTTCACCGTGTCCCGGTCGTCGGGTTAGGTGCCCAGCTTTGCCCCTGCGGCCTCGCCGTGAGTACGCCGCAGACCTTCCTCACGGCCTCCCCGCCGGCCTCTTCACCCGACGCGGGAGTCGCCCACCATCGGTGGGCGCGCACCGCTCCCCGGCCCATATCCACCAGGTTGGAGCCGGTGTATCTCTTGAGAGGCGTTACACGCTGGTTCCTCACGTACACCTTCCCGTCTCGCTTGCCGGACCCGGATCGTCTGGCAGTACCAACCCGTCCCGGCGTTGTCAGGGCTGCTCCCACCCTCCCCGGCGTCACCCGGCTCAGGCTGCCCTCAGCTTCGCCGGACTGCTGCGACAGCCCGGCGACGAAGGTCTTTCACCTCCATCCGAACCACACGGCGCCTCGTGGCGCACGAAGAGCCAGATCCAGGCCCTGGATCGCACTGCGCCGATCTTGCCGATGCGCCCGGGACTGCCAGAGAAGGCCACCCACGACTACAAGCGCAACGGGACCGCGACCTTGTTCGCGGCCCTAGAGGTCGCCACGGGCAAGGTGACCGACGCCTGCTACGAGCGGCACGGTAAGGCAGAGTTTTTGAACTTCATGCAGCAGGTCGCGAAGGCCTACCCGCGCAGAGAACTCCACGTGGTGCTCGACAACTACCACACCCACAAGCACCCAGAAGTCCAGGCCTGGCTGACCAAGAACCCTCGGATCACGCTGCACTTCACCCCCACCTCAGGCTCCTGGCTGAACATGGTCGAGATCTTTTTCGGGATCATCACTCGGCAGGCCATCCGCCGCGGGACCTTCGCCAGCGTCAGAGAACTCATGGCCGCGATCAGCCGTTTCATCGACGGCTGGAACGACCGCTGCCACCCGTTCACCTGGACCAAAACAGCCGACGAGATCCTGCCCCACGCCACCCGTCAAGCAACTTCAGACGCGCGACACTAGCGGCCATCAGCGCCGGTTGGCGCGGTTGCGGCGGGCTACATCGCCGGACCCTGTGGTCCACACGAGCGTACCGCCGGCCCGTCACGCTGTCAGCCCGGGCAGCATCGCCGGGACGCTCCGCATCCGCGTAGTAGGCGTCAACGATCGTGCGCCGCTCGGCTTCGGCCTTGGCTCCCGGCTGCCGAGAACCCAGCTCGGGCCGTCGTGTCTCCGGGGTCTGTCTCGTGCGGTGCGTGGCTTTGCTAGCGTCGAGCCGCCGATCGGTTGCCGCCGGGCGGCGTGGAACGGAGGCGAGCACGGATGGTCGTCCAGGTGGCGTGGGCGGATCGTCGGATCGAACTGGCGACCGCGATCTTCGATGTGAACGGCACACTCACCTTGCACGGAGAACTCATCGACGGGGTGGCCCCGCGGATGCAGCGGCTGCGCCAGATCCTGCAGGTTCTGCTCGTCTCCTCGGACAGCTACGGAACGCTAGAGGCGGTCGCCGACGCGTTACAGGTACCGGCTCGCCGCGCGCAGAACGCGGCCGAGAAGGCGGCCATCCTGGCGGAGGTCGGGCCATCCACGTGCCTAGCCGTCGGCAACGGCAACAACGATCTCCTGCTGCTACGCGACGCCGCGCTCGGCATCGCGGTGGTCGGGCCGGAGGGGGCGGCGCCGGCCCTGTTCGCTACCGCGGACATCGTGTGCGCCGCGATCGCGGACGCCCTCGACCTGATCCTCGAGCCGCTGCGGCTCAGTGCCACCTTGCGCCCATGAATCGCGGGTCGGGATCGGGGCGCCGGCGCAGTTCCTGTCCGATCCGAAATCGGCGGTAGCCCCCCGGGCGTCGGCCGGAGGCCGGAGAGGGTGCTTCCAGCGGCCGGCGGTCGGCGGCGAGACGCGCCGCGCCCCGGGCTCGGACTGGCCCGCGACTCCACTCCGGTCGCCGGTCGGCCCTCGACGGGTCGAGGCCAGGCTGCCGCGGGTTCAACGGGTCGACGCTGCGCCCGCCGCTCACCCCGCCAAGCGCAGCTCGGTCAACGCCTTTACCTGCCGAGCGAATGAACCGGAGCGGCACGAGCGTCGCCTCATCCTCGTTCGCATCGATCGGTTCCTGGCCCGCCGAGGCACGGCGCACCGATGGGTCAGGTGCGCCTATGATGTGGAGGTGGCGATGGAGTTCGCCTAGGGCCGCCGCCGCGGCTGATGACTCCTGCTGGCTTGGTGCACGGCAGGAGGACCTGTGGCCGCTGGGAGCAACGCGAAGACCGTCGCCGCGGGCTCCCAGTCGGGCCTGGCGCGCGCCGCGGAGCCTCGTCGGGTACCGAGTTTGCTGTGGCCGGTCGACCTCGACGCGAGGATCGTCGAGGCGGCGAGCGAGCCCGACTACTTCCATGATCTGAACCTCGATCAGCTGGCTGGGCAGCTGCTGGCCGGAGTGGACCAGGGCGATCGGCTAGCGGATGTGCTCTACAGCCCACTCGGCAGCGCCGACGTCGTCTACTACCGGCAGGAAGTGTTCCGGGACCTGGAGGACCCCCGGGTCGACGACGCGCTGCGGTTGTTTGTGGACCGGATGGATGACGTCCACCGCCACTTCGCGAACCTGGAGAAGAGGATCGACCGCTACGAGCGGGACGCGTGGTTTGTGGACGCCGCGAGCCTGTATTGCCGGGCGCTGCGCGACCTCGTCGATGTTCTGGACGCCGCGGAGCTGCGTTCACGAGGGCTGACCGCCGTCCGCGATGCGCTGGATGACTACGTGGCATCGGAGCCATTCGTTCGGCTGCTCGGAGAGGCGACCGACGCGCAAGCCGCGCTGACCCGGGTGCGCTACTGCATCCGGGTCAAGGGGAGCCGGGTGGAAGTCAGCCGCTACCAGGGTCAAGAGGACTACAGCGTCGAGGTGGGGGAGACGTTCCGCCGCTTCCAGCAAGGCGAGGTCAAAGACTACCGGGTGCAATACCGCAGCGAACCTTTTCTCGGTCACGTCGGCTCTCACATCCTGGAGTTGCTGGCTCGGCTGTTCCCTACAGAGTTCAGCGGCCTCGACGAGTTCTGCGCCGGCCACGCCGACTTTCTGGCCGAGCAAGTCAACCGGCTGGCGTTCGAGTCCGGCTTCTACCTCGCGTACCGCCGGTACATGGCTCCGCTCGTCACCGCCGGGCTGCCGTTTTGCTATCCCACGATCGACGAGTCCTCCGGGGACATCGAGGCCGAAGGCGCGTTCGACATCTGCCTGGCCAGCATGCTGGTGGCCGAAGGGAGACAGGTCGTACAAAACAGCCTTCGGCTGGACAACGCCGAACGCATTTTCGTGGTCTCCGGCCCGAACCAGGGCGGCAAGACGACGTTCGCTCGCATGTTCGGGCAGCTGCACCACCTGGCAGCCGTCGGCTGCCCGGTGCCGGGTGCGACGGCCCGGCTAGGGCTGTTCGACCGCATCTTCACGCATTTCCAGCGCGAGGAGCAGGTGTCGGACCTGCGCGGGAAGTTGGAAGACGACCTGGTCCGGATCCACGCGACCCTGCAGGTCGCGACGGCGCGGAGCATCGTCATCCTGAACGAGATCTTCACGTCGACCACCCTGGACGACGCGCGGCTGCTCGGCGCGGAGATCATGCACAAGCTGATCGACCGGGGGGTGCGCGGGGTGTACGTCACCTTCGTCGACGAGCTGGCCAGCATCGGGCCCGCTGTCGTCAGTGTGATGAGCGAGGTGGTGCCGGACGATCCCGCCCGCCGCACGTTCCGGATCATCCGCGCCCCCGCCAACGGCCTCGCCTACGCGCTGGCTATCGCCGCGAAGTACGACCTTACCTACGAGCGTCTGCGGAACAGGCTCGTACGGTGAAGGTGCATCTGCTCTACCGCGACCGGGACTTCGACCTCGACGCCCCGTTGCCGGCCACCCACGAGGATCTGACCCGGGACCTCGATCTGGCCACCGTGGTGCGGGCGATGGCCGGCGGCGACAGGCTCCTGGCCGCGGTAGCCAGCCGCGTCCTGCTGACCAGCCTGACCGACCCGCAGGACATCCGCTACCGCCAGGAGATCCTGCGGGACTTGCTGGCCCAACCGGATATCGCCCGCGAGGTCTATACCGTCACGGTGGAGGCCCTCGAGCAGCGTCGATCCATCTGGGGCTACTCCGCCACCTCGCGACCCTCCCTCATCCTCTCCGGCGCGGTCGACTACCTGCAGAGCTACGTGGGCTACCTCAAGCGACTACGGGCCATCGCCGACGAGCGGCACGACAGCGTGCACTCGGCGGGGATGGCCAGCTTCTTTCGGGCTCTGCAAGAAGAGTTGGACGACGCCTACTTCCACACCGTGCAGTGCCACCTCCAACGCCTGCAGTTCCGCGACGGGCTGCTGCTCAGCGCCGAGCTGGCTCGCGATAACACCGGCAGGAACTATCTCCTGCGCACCCCGGAGAGGGACAGACCGGGATGGAAGCAAAAGCTCGGGCTGACCGAGCGCACGTCGTACTCGTTCACCGTCCCGCCACGCGACGACGCCGGGGGGCAGGCACTTGACGAGCTGACCAACCGGGGGACGAACCAGGTGGCCAACGCGGTGGCCCAAGCCGCCGACCACATCAAGAGCTACCTCACCGCCCTGCGCACCGAGCTCGCCTTCTACGTCGGC is drawn from Mycobacteriales bacterium and contains these coding sequences:
- a CDS encoding DNA mismatch repair protein MutS; protein product: MAAGSNAKTVAAGSQSGLARAAEPRRVPSLLWPVDLDARIVEAASEPDYFHDLNLDQLAGQLLAGVDQGDRLADVLYSPLGSADVVYYRQEVFRDLEDPRVDDALRLFVDRMDDVHRHFANLEKRIDRYERDAWFVDAASLYCRALRDLVDVLDAAELRSRGLTAVRDALDDYVASEPFVRLLGEATDAQAALTRVRYCIRVKGSRVEVSRYQGQEDYSVEVGETFRRFQQGEVKDYRVQYRSEPFLGHVGSHILELLARLFPTEFSGLDEFCAGHADFLAEQVNRLAFESGFYLAYRRYMAPLVTAGLPFCYPTIDESSGDIEAEGAFDICLASMLVAEGRQVVQNSLRLDNAERIFVVSGPNQGGKTTFARMFGQLHHLAAVGCPVPGATARLGLFDRIFTHFQREEQVSDLRGKLEDDLVRIHATLQVATARSIVILNEIFTSTTLDDARLLGAEIMHKLIDRGVRGVYVTFVDELASIGPAVVSVMSEVVPDDPARRTFRIIRAPANGLAYALAIAAKYDLTYERLRNRLVR
- a CDS encoding DNA mismatch repair protein, which codes for MKVHLLYRDRDFDLDAPLPATHEDLTRDLDLATVVRAMAGGDRLLAAVASRVLLTSLTDPQDIRYRQEILRDLLAQPDIAREVYTVTVEALEQRRSIWGYSATSRPSLILSGAVDYLQSYVGYLKRLRAIADERHDSVHSAGMASFFRALQEELDDAYFHTVQCHLQRLQFRDGLLLSAELARDNTGRNYLLRTPERDRPGWKQKLGLTERTSYSFTVPPRDDAGGQALDELTNRGTNQVANAVAQAADHIKSYLTALRTELAFYVGCLNLHDRLTEAGQPTCLPDVRPTSEAALRCRDLRDPSLALQSSHPMMVGNDADATGRSLVIVTGANSGGKSTFLRSIGLAQVMAQAGMFVAASDHCASICSGVFTHFIREEDATMRAGRLEEELARMNALVDHIQPGALVLFNESFHSTNEREGSEIARQIVRGLREGGDRVVFVTHQFDFATGFLAEDGVSALFLQARRRADGQRDYHLVPGPPLPSAYGADLYDTVFGEPLPRTAPTGSSRSLEPGWTEP